The Cellulomonas wangleii genome includes a region encoding these proteins:
- a CDS encoding OsmC family protein encodes MAQLLHQYSVDLTWTGAGAAGTSTYTSYGRDHTLSSGAKPPLPGTSDPHFRGAPDRWSPEDLLVGALAQCHMLWFLHLAAAAGVVVIGYEDAASGTMRIESAGQGHFTEVVLRPRVVVRSATLPDGRAVDAALLDDLHRRAHEHCFIARSVNFTVRHEPAPVVVGAG; translated from the coding sequence ATGGCACAGCTGCTGCACCAGTACTCGGTCGACCTCACGTGGACGGGCGCGGGGGCCGCAGGCACGTCGACGTACACGTCGTACGGCCGTGACCACACGTTGTCGTCGGGGGCGAAGCCCCCGCTGCCGGGCACCTCCGACCCGCACTTCCGCGGCGCCCCGGACCGGTGGTCGCCGGAGGACCTGCTCGTCGGGGCGCTGGCCCAGTGCCACATGCTGTGGTTCCTGCACCTCGCCGCAGCGGCGGGCGTCGTCGTGATCGGCTACGAGGACGCGGCCTCCGGGACGATGCGCATCGAGTCGGCCGGGCAGGGGCACTTCACCGAGGTCGTGCTGCGGCCGCGCGTCGTGGTGCGTTCGGCGACGCTGCCGGACGGCCGCGCCGTCGACGCCGCGCTGCTGGACGACCTGCACCGTCGCGCGCACGAGCACTGCTTCATCGCGCGGTCGGTGAACTTCACCGTGCGCCACGAGCCGGCGCCCGTGGTGGTGGGCGCCGGCTGA
- the uvrA gene encoding excinuclease ABC subunit UvrA: protein MSDRLLVRGAREHNLRNVDVDLPRDALIAFTGLSGSGKSSLAFDTIFAEGQRRYVESLSAYARQFLGQMDKPDVDFIEGLSPAVSIDQKSTNRNPRSTVGTITEVYDYLRLLFARAGTQYCPVCGERVTAQTPQQIVDRLLELPEGTRYQVLAPVVRGRKGEYTDLFRELQGKGFSRARVDGEVVQLATPPTLEKKLKHDIEVVVDRLVSREGVQRRLTDSVETALGLAGGLLVVELVDADADDPQRERRFSEFRACPNDHVLTLEEIEPRTFSFNAPYGACPECTGIGSRLEVDPELVIPDDDLSLAQGAVAPWAQTSSEYFQRVLTALAADLGFSMDTPWRALPKRARDAVLHGQNHEVHVRYRNRWGRERQYSTGFEGVITFLQRRHAETDSEWSKEKYEAFMREVPCPTCQGARLKPEVLAVKVGGRSIAEVCEMPIDEARAFIDGLELGQRERAIAAQVVKEIQARLGFLLDVGLDYLSLMRPAATLSGGEAQRIRLATQIGSGLVGVLYVLDEPSIGLHQRDNRRLIDTLTRLRDLGNTLIVVEHDEDTIRAADWIVDIGPGAGEHGGHVVHSGDLDGLLASAESVTGAYLSGRRSIPMPAERRPVDRARQVTVVGARENNLRGIDVSFPLGVLTAVTGVSGSGKSTLVNSILYTVMANELNGARQVAGRHKRVTGLDQLDKVVHVDQGPIGRTPRSNPATYTGVWDHVRKLFAETTEAKVRGYTPGRFSFNVKGGRCEACSGDGTLKIEMNFLPDVYVPCEVCHGARYNRETLEVHFKGKTVADVLAMPIEEAAEFFAAVPAISRHLRTLVDVGLGYVRLGQPAPTLSGGEAQRVKLAAELQRRSTGRTIYVLDEPTTGLHFEDIRKLLGVLQSLVDKGNTVLVIEHNLDVIKNADWVIDMGPEGGSGGGTVVAEGTPEHVAAVPQSHTGRFLAEVLEPERVEVSA from the coding sequence CTGTCCGACCGTCTGCTGGTCCGTGGCGCCCGGGAGCACAACCTCCGCAACGTCGACGTCGACCTGCCCCGTGACGCCCTCATCGCCTTCACCGGGCTGTCCGGCTCCGGCAAGTCGTCCCTCGCCTTCGACACGATCTTCGCGGAGGGGCAGCGGCGCTACGTGGAGTCGCTGTCCGCGTACGCGCGACAGTTCCTCGGGCAGATGGACAAGCCCGACGTGGACTTCATCGAGGGCCTGTCCCCGGCGGTGTCCATCGACCAGAAGTCGACCAACCGCAACCCGCGCTCCACCGTCGGCACCATCACCGAGGTGTACGACTACCTGCGCCTGCTGTTCGCGCGCGCCGGGACCCAGTACTGCCCGGTCTGCGGGGAGCGCGTCACGGCCCAGACGCCGCAGCAGATCGTCGACCGCCTGCTCGAGCTGCCGGAGGGCACGCGGTACCAGGTGCTCGCACCGGTCGTGCGCGGCCGCAAGGGGGAGTACACGGACCTGTTCCGCGAGCTGCAGGGCAAGGGGTTCTCCCGCGCCCGCGTGGACGGCGAGGTCGTGCAGCTGGCGACGCCGCCGACGCTGGAGAAGAAGCTGAAGCACGACATCGAGGTGGTCGTGGACCGCCTGGTGTCGCGCGAGGGCGTGCAGCGCCGCCTCACCGACTCGGTCGAGACGGCCCTCGGGCTCGCCGGCGGCCTGCTCGTGGTCGAGCTCGTCGACGCCGACGCGGACGACCCGCAGCGCGAGCGCCGGTTCTCGGAGTTCCGCGCGTGCCCGAACGACCACGTCCTCACGCTCGAGGAGATCGAGCCGCGCACCTTCTCGTTCAACGCCCCCTACGGCGCCTGCCCGGAGTGCACGGGCATCGGGTCGCGGCTGGAGGTGGACCCCGAGCTCGTCATCCCCGACGACGACCTGTCGCTCGCGCAGGGGGCGGTCGCGCCGTGGGCGCAGACCTCGTCCGAGTACTTCCAGCGCGTGCTCACCGCGCTCGCCGCCGACCTCGGGTTCTCGATGGACACGCCGTGGCGTGCGCTGCCGAAGCGCGCCCGGGACGCGGTGCTGCACGGGCAGAACCACGAGGTGCACGTCCGCTACCGCAACCGGTGGGGCCGCGAGCGGCAGTACTCCACGGGGTTCGAGGGGGTCATCACCTTCCTGCAGCGCCGGCACGCCGAGACCGACTCGGAGTGGAGCAAGGAGAAGTACGAGGCCTTCATGCGGGAGGTCCCGTGCCCCACGTGCCAGGGCGCGCGCCTGAAGCCCGAGGTGCTCGCCGTCAAGGTCGGCGGCCGCTCCATCGCCGAGGTGTGCGAGATGCCGATCGACGAGGCGCGGGCGTTCATCGACGGTCTCGAGCTCGGCCAGCGCGAGCGGGCGATCGCCGCGCAGGTCGTCAAGGAGATCCAGGCCCGCCTGGGGTTCCTGCTCGACGTCGGCCTGGACTACCTCTCGCTCATGCGGCCGGCCGCGACGCTCTCGGGCGGGGAGGCGCAGCGCATCCGGCTCGCGACGCAGATTGGGTCGGGCCTCGTCGGGGTGCTGTACGTGCTCGACGAGCCCTCCATCGGCCTGCACCAGCGCGACAACCGCCGGCTGATCGACACGCTCACCCGGCTGCGGGACCTCGGCAACACCCTCATCGTCGTCGAGCACGACGAGGACACCATCCGAGCTGCCGACTGGATCGTCGACATCGGCCCGGGTGCGGGCGAGCACGGCGGCCACGTCGTGCACTCGGGGGACCTCGACGGTCTGCTCGCGTCCGCGGAGTCCGTCACCGGGGCGTACCTGTCGGGGCGCCGGTCCATCCCGATGCCGGCCGAGCGCCGGCCCGTGGACCGTGCGCGCCAGGTGACGGTCGTGGGGGCGCGCGAGAACAACCTGCGGGGCATCGACGTGTCCTTCCCGCTCGGGGTGCTGACAGCGGTCACCGGGGTGTCCGGCTCGGGCAAGTCGACGCTCGTGAACTCGATCCTCTACACGGTGATGGCCAACGAGCTGAACGGTGCGCGGCAGGTCGCCGGGCGCCACAAGCGCGTCACCGGGCTGGACCAGCTCGACAAGGTCGTGCACGTCGACCAGGGGCCGATCGGCCGCACGCCGCGGTCCAACCCGGCCACGTACACCGGTGTGTGGGACCACGTCCGCAAGCTGTTCGCGGAGACGACCGAGGCGAAGGTCCGCGGGTACACCCCCGGGCGCTTCTCGTTCAACGTCAAGGGCGGGCGCTGCGAGGCGTGCTCGGGCGACGGCACGCTGAAGATCGAGATGAACTTCCTGCCCGACGTGTACGTGCCCTGCGAGGTCTGCCACGGCGCGCGGTACAACCGCGAGACGCTCGAGGTGCACTTCAAGGGCAAGACCGTGGCCGACGTCCTGGCGATGCCCATCGAGGAGGCCGCCGAGTTCTTCGCCGCGGTCCCCGCGATCTCGCGGCATCTGCGCACGCTCGTGGACGTCGGGCTGGGGTACGTGCGGCTCGGGCAGCCCGCGCCGACGCTGTCGGGCGGCGAGGCGCAGCGCGTCAAGCTCGCGGCCGAGCTCCAGCGCCGCTCGACCGGGCGGACGATCTACGTGCTCGACGAGCCGACCACCGGCCTGCACTTCGAGGACATCCGCAAGCTCCTGGGCGTCCTGCAGTCGCTCGTCGACAAGGGCAACACCGTCCTGGTGATCGAGCACAACCTCGACGTCATCAAGAACGCGGACTGGGTCATCGACATGGGGCCCGAGGGCGGGTCCGGGGGCGGCACGGTCGTCGCGGAGGGCACCCCGGAGCACGTCGCGGCGGTCCCGCAGAGCCACACCGGCCGGTTCCTGGCCGAGGTGCTCGAGCCCGAGCGCGTCGAGGTGAGCGCCTGA
- a CDS encoding glycoside hydrolase family 15 protein, whose protein sequence is MDAPNTPTAEGSPPDDLLPGDALPGDLPLQDLLLGDQVPVEEYAVLGDGHSAALVSRHGSVDWLCLPRFDSDACFAALLGTPEHGRWLLTVRDATSVTRRYRGDSFVLETTYRTARGTAVAVDAMPSGDGRADLVRRLDCTAGEVEVEHEWVVRFGYGAVQPWVRHEDDADGCDTIRAVAGPDSLVLRGDRLPRADGRRHRDRFRLRAGQSVELSLTWVHSWQPVPPRLPVSGRVDTTAARWGLWARGCGYDGPYREAVVRSLLVLRLLTDATTGGVVAAPTTSLPETPGGERNWDYRYCWLRDAAFTLEALLEQGFRDEATQWRDWLARAVAGDPRDLQIMYRLDGGRRLPETQLDHLPGYAGSRPVRRGNGAVRQVQHDVLGVVMSALAMARDAGLAETSDTWSLQRRLVDDLARHWREPDRGIWEVRGEPRHFTHSKVMTWAALDRAVHAVEQHGLPGPVERWRRTRDEVRADVLAHGWSDARASFVQHYGAEHTDASLLQVVLVGFVPADGPHARGTLAAVREELEVAPGLLRRYRTDRTDDGLRGDEAAFLACSFWLADALARGDDVDGARRVLDAVVPLANDVGLLAEQYDPAGRHMRGNVPQALSHLALVRAAHSHAAAARRAAVTAAAVTP, encoded by the coding sequence ATGGACGCACCGAACACCCCGACGGCCGAGGGCAGCCCGCCGGACGACCTCCTGCCGGGTGACGCGTTGCCCGGTGACCTCCCGCTGCAGGACCTCCTGCTGGGCGACCAGGTCCCCGTCGAGGAGTACGCCGTGCTGGGCGACGGCCACTCCGCGGCCCTGGTGTCCCGGCACGGCTCGGTCGACTGGCTGTGCCTACCCCGGTTCGACTCCGACGCGTGCTTCGCCGCACTCCTGGGCACGCCCGAGCACGGCCGCTGGCTCCTGACGGTCCGGGACGCCACCTCCGTGACCCGGCGCTACCGGGGCGACTCCTTCGTCCTCGAGACGACCTACCGCACCGCACGGGGCACGGCCGTCGCGGTCGACGCCATGCCGTCGGGCGACGGACGCGCGGACCTGGTCCGGCGCCTGGACTGCACGGCCGGGGAGGTCGAGGTCGAGCACGAGTGGGTGGTGCGCTTCGGGTACGGCGCCGTGCAGCCGTGGGTGCGCCACGAGGACGACGCCGACGGCTGCGACACGATCCGCGCGGTGGCCGGCCCCGACTCCCTGGTGCTGCGGGGGGACCGCCTGCCTCGCGCCGACGGCCGCCGTCACCGGGACCGGTTCAGGCTGCGCGCGGGCCAGAGCGTCGAGCTCTCGCTCACCTGGGTCCACTCGTGGCAGCCCGTGCCGCCGCGCCTGCCGGTGAGCGGCCGGGTCGACACCACGGCCGCCCGCTGGGGCCTGTGGGCACGCGGCTGCGGGTACGACGGCCCGTACCGCGAGGCCGTCGTCCGCTCGCTGCTGGTGCTGCGCCTGCTGACCGACGCGACCACCGGGGGCGTCGTCGCGGCGCCCACGACGTCGCTGCCCGAGACACCGGGCGGCGAGCGCAACTGGGACTACCGGTACTGCTGGCTGCGCGACGCCGCGTTCACGCTCGAGGCGCTCCTGGAGCAGGGCTTCCGTGACGAGGCGACCCAGTGGCGGGACTGGCTGGCCCGGGCCGTGGCGGGCGACCCGCGGGACCTGCAGATCATGTACCGGCTGGACGGCGGGCGCCGGCTGCCCGAGACGCAGCTCGACCACCTGCCGGGGTACGCCGGCTCGCGCCCGGTGCGCCGGGGCAACGGCGCCGTGCGGCAGGTGCAGCACGACGTGCTGGGCGTGGTCATGTCGGCGCTGGCGATGGCCCGCGACGCGGGGCTCGCGGAGACCTCCGACACGTGGTCGCTGCAGCGCCGGCTCGTGGACGACCTGGCGCGGCACTGGCGGGAGCCGGACCGCGGCATCTGGGAGGTGCGGGGTGAGCCGCGTCACTTCACGCACTCGAAGGTGATGACGTGGGCCGCGCTCGACCGCGCGGTGCACGCCGTCGAGCAGCACGGCCTGCCCGGCCCCGTGGAGCGCTGGCGTCGCACCCGCGACGAGGTCCGTGCGGACGTCCTCGCCCACGGGTGGTCCGACGCGCGCGCCAGCTTCGTGCAGCACTACGGCGCCGAGCACACCGACGCGTCGCTGCTGCAGGTCGTCCTGGTCGGGTTCGTGCCCGCGGACGGTCCGCACGCCCGCGGGACGCTGGCCGCGGTCCGGGAGGAGCTCGAGGTCGCGCCGGGGCTGCTGCGCCGTTACCGCACGGACCGCACCGACGACGGGCTGCGCGGTGACGAGGCCGCGTTCCTCGCGTGCTCGTTCTGGCTCGCCGACGCCCTGGCCCGGGGGGACGACGTGGACGGCGCACGCCGGGTGCTCGACGCGGTGGTGCCGCTGGCGAACGACGTGGGTCTGCTCGCCGAGCAGTACGACCCCGCCGGCCGGCACATGCGCGGCAACGTGCCGCAGGCGCTCTCGCACCTGGCGCTCGTCCGCGCGGCGCACAGCCACGCGGCGGCCGCCCGGCGCGCGGCCGTGACGGCCGCGGCGGTGACCCCGTGA
- a CDS encoding MBL fold metallo-hydrolase translates to MTALPVGPCTGHVEPGGPSGVRVLDDAQIRTASVGPMDNDAYLVTCRRSGAQLLVDAPADPDRLLALVREGSGSARLDIVVVTHRHGDHLGALASVVAVTGARVAAGAADADAIEEATGCPVTVRLRHGDHVRVGHLTLDVVALRGHTPGSVALALTEDLPARAPGSVARRTHLFTGDSLFPGGVGGTQGDPARFAQLLGDVTSRVFDRYRDDTCVHPGHGDATTLGTERPHLAAWAARGW, encoded by the coding sequence GTGACCGCGCTGCCCGTGGGTCCGTGCACGGGGCACGTCGAACCCGGTGGTCCCAGCGGGGTGCGGGTGCTGGACGACGCGCAGATCCGCACGGCGTCCGTCGGGCCGATGGACAACGACGCCTACCTCGTGACGTGCCGGCGCTCGGGCGCCCAGCTGCTGGTCGACGCGCCCGCCGACCCCGACCGGTTGCTCGCGCTCGTCCGCGAGGGCTCGGGCTCGGCGCGGCTCGACATCGTGGTGGTCACCCACCGGCACGGCGACCACCTGGGTGCGCTGGCCTCCGTCGTCGCCGTGACGGGCGCCCGGGTCGCCGCGGGCGCGGCCGACGCGGACGCGATCGAGGAGGCGACCGGCTGCCCGGTCACGGTGCGACTGCGCCACGGCGACCACGTCCGGGTCGGGCACCTGACCCTCGACGTCGTGGCGCTGCGCGGCCACACCCCGGGCTCGGTGGCCCTGGCACTGACCGAGGACCTGCCCGCGCGGGCCCCCGGGTCCGTGGCCAGGCGCACGCACCTGTTCACCGGGGACTCGCTGTTCCCCGGTGGCGTGGGCGGCACCCAGGGCGACCCCGCGCGGTTCGCGCAGCTGCTCGGTGACGTCACGTCGCGCGTCTTCGACCGGTACCGGGACGACACCTGCGTGCACCCGGGTCACGGCGACGCCACGACCCTGGGCACCGAGCGCCCTCACCTCGCCGCGTGGGCCGCCCGCGGCTGGTGA
- a CDS encoding acyl-CoA dehydrogenase family protein codes for MSRRLRTLLSDDLLARVHARADAHDRDNTFPHDDLADLVAAGYLRAFVPERLGGAGLTLEEVAREQVRLAAAAPATALAVNMHLVVTGLAALLVARGDDSVEFVLQDAAAGEVFAFGNSEAGNDLVMFGSRTRAVPQPDGGYRYHGTKIFTSLSPVWTRLATFGLDDSDPADPRLVHGVVAREDGGVQARDDWDTLGMRATQSATTVLDGAYAPADRVYRRLPPGPSADPFVFALFAVFETLLAAVYTGIGRRALELGVGHARRRTSLKHGGRSYAQDPDIRWRIADAALAQDGAELQVFALARDVDEQADHGARWFAQLVGLKVRATETARVVVDLALRVSGGGACFTGSELARLYRDVLAGIYHPSDDESAHATVATSVLGPPED; via the coding sequence ATGAGCCGGCGGCTGCGCACCCTGCTGTCCGACGACCTGCTCGCCCGGGTCCACGCGCGTGCCGACGCGCACGACCGCGACAACACCTTCCCCCACGACGACCTCGCCGACCTCGTGGCGGCCGGGTACCTGCGGGCGTTCGTGCCCGAGCGCCTGGGTGGTGCCGGGCTCACCCTGGAGGAGGTGGCGCGCGAGCAGGTGCGGCTCGCGGCGGCCGCCCCGGCCACCGCGCTGGCCGTCAACATGCACCTCGTCGTCACCGGCCTGGCCGCGCTCCTGGTGGCCCGCGGCGACGACTCCGTGGAGTTCGTGCTGCAGGACGCGGCCGCGGGGGAGGTCTTCGCGTTCGGCAACTCCGAGGCGGGCAACGACCTGGTGATGTTCGGGTCCCGCACCCGGGCCGTGCCGCAGCCCGACGGCGGCTACCGGTACCACGGCACGAAGATCTTCACGTCGCTGTCACCGGTCTGGACGCGGCTCGCGACGTTCGGCCTGGACGACTCCGACCCGGCCGACCCGCGCCTCGTGCACGGCGTCGTCGCCCGGGAGGACGGCGGCGTCCAGGCGCGCGACGACTGGGACACGCTCGGCATGCGCGCGACCCAGTCGGCCACGACCGTGCTGGACGGTGCCTACGCGCCCGCGGACCGCGTCTACCGGCGGCTGCCGCCCGGACCGTCCGCGGACCCGTTCGTGTTCGCGTTGTTCGCCGTCTTCGAGACGCTGCTGGCGGCGGTGTACACGGGCATCGGGCGCCGGGCGCTCGAGCTCGGCGTCGGGCACGCCCGGCGGCGGACGTCGCTCAAGCACGGGGGCCGGTCGTACGCGCAGGACCCCGACATCCGCTGGCGCATCGCGGACGCGGCGCTCGCCCAGGACGGGGCCGAGCTGCAGGTGTTCGCCCTGGCGCGGGACGTCGACGAGCAGGCGGACCACGGCGCGCGGTGGTTCGCGCAGCTCGTGGGGCTCAAGGTGCGGGCCACCGAGACGGCACGCGTCGTCGTGGACCTGGCGCTGCGCGTGTCCGGCGGCGGGGCGTGCTTCACGGGCAGCGAGCTCGCCCGCCTGTACCGCGACGTGCTGGCCGGGATCTACCACCCGTCGGACGACGAGTCGGCGCACGCGACGGTCGCGACCTCGGTGCTGGGCCCGCCGGAGGACTGA
- a CDS encoding YciI family protein, translating to MSIFAVRYTYDERTEVRDAVRPEHRAWLAQQAEDGVLLGSGPFTDGDPGALLVLRADDEAAVRGLLAQDPFAREGLVAATDVRGWDLVLGPWSATS from the coding sequence ATGAGCATCTTCGCCGTCCGCTACACCTACGACGAGCGGACCGAGGTCCGCGACGCCGTCCGCCCCGAGCACCGGGCGTGGCTGGCGCAGCAGGCCGAGGACGGCGTGCTGCTCGGGTCCGGCCCGTTCACCGACGGCGACCCCGGTGCGCTCCTGGTGCTCCGCGCCGACGACGAGGCGGCCGTGCGCGGCCTGCTCGCGCAGGACCCCTTCGCGCGCGAGGGGCTCGTCGCCGCGACCGACGTGCGCGGGTGGGACCTGGTCCTGGGTCCCTGGTCCGCGACCTCCTGA
- a CDS encoding TerC family protein encodes MTHELPAAFEAASLVAVVAILLLDLALVRRRPHVPSVRESVVWVLVYVGLALVFAGLVALVGGPAPAEEFVAGWLTEYSLSVDNLFVFLLIMSSFAVPREQQQRVLVVGIIVALVLRGAFILAGAALIERYTWVFYLFGAFLVWTAVRLLREGAGSGDEPYEENRLVRGLRRVLPMSPTYDGGRVRTVHEGRRVFTPLVVVFVAIGTTDVLFAFDSIPAIFGLTHDPFIVFTTNVFALMGLRQLYFLLGGLLDRLVYLPYGLAAILAFIGVKLVLEALATNSLGFVNGGEPVPWAPEVPTWVSLTVIAGALAVATVASLVRARRDLAAARRLPPPEPEQRPDGPAAS; translated from the coding sequence GTGACGCACGAGCTGCCTGCCGCCTTCGAGGCGGCCTCGCTGGTCGCCGTCGTGGCGATCCTGCTGCTCGACCTCGCGCTCGTGCGCCGGCGGCCGCACGTGCCGTCGGTGCGCGAGAGCGTCGTGTGGGTGCTGGTCTACGTCGGCCTGGCGCTCGTGTTCGCCGGGCTGGTGGCGCTCGTGGGCGGGCCCGCCCCGGCGGAGGAGTTCGTCGCGGGCTGGTTGACCGAGTACAGCCTGTCGGTCGACAACCTGTTCGTCTTCCTGCTGATCATGTCCAGCTTCGCGGTGCCCCGCGAGCAGCAGCAGCGCGTGCTCGTGGTGGGGATCATCGTGGCGCTCGTGCTGCGCGGCGCCTTCATCCTGGCGGGCGCCGCGCTCATCGAGCGCTACACCTGGGTGTTCTACCTCTTCGGGGCGTTCCTGGTGTGGACGGCCGTGCGGCTGCTGCGGGAGGGCGCGGGCTCCGGTGACGAGCCGTACGAGGAGAACCGGCTCGTGCGCGGCCTGCGACGCGTGCTGCCGATGTCGCCGACGTACGACGGCGGGCGCGTGCGCACCGTCCACGAGGGGCGCCGCGTGTTCACGCCGCTCGTCGTCGTGTTCGTGGCGATCGGGACCACGGACGTGCTGTTCGCGTTCGACTCGATCCCCGCGATCTTCGGGCTGACGCACGACCCGTTCATCGTCTTCACGACCAACGTGTTCGCGCTCATGGGGCTGCGCCAGCTGTACTTCCTGCTCGGCGGGCTGCTCGACCGGCTGGTGTACCTGCCGTACGGGCTCGCGGCGATCCTCGCGTTCATCGGCGTCAAGCTCGTGCTCGAGGCGCTCGCGACGAACTCGCTCGGGTTCGTCAACGGCGGCGAGCCGGTCCCGTGGGCGCCCGAGGTGCCCACGTGGGTGTCGCTCACCGTCATCGCGGGTGCGCTGGCCGTCGCCACGGTGGCCAGCCTCGTGCGCGCGCGGCGCGACCTGGCGGCGGCGCGGCGGCTCCCGCCCCCCGAGCCCGAGCAGCGGCCGGACGGGCCGGCCGCGTCCTGA
- a CDS encoding TerC family protein, with amino-acid sequence MVVEFWVWAVTVGVILAMLAVDYVGHVRSPHEPTLRESAWWSAGYVGIALVFGVVVWAVWGSTYGAEYFAGYVTEKSLSVDNLFVFVLIMASFRVPRLYQQKVLLIGITIALVLRTIFILVGAAMIENLSWIFYVFGGFLLYTAWTQIKAGSADDEEYHENPVLRWTRRAFPTTDDYVGDKMVVRRDGRRFITPMLIVMIAIGTADIIFAVDSIPAIFGLTQETYLVFAANAFSLLGLRQLFFLIDGLLDKLVYLSYGLGAILGFIGAKLLIHAMHTNEVPFINGGEHITAIPEINTWVSLGFIIVTLTLTTILSLRRTRRDEAARAVETARAETHGLAAESTDGEDVVDGRP; translated from the coding sequence GTGGTCGTTGAATTCTGGGTGTGGGCCGTCACCGTCGGCGTCATCCTCGCCATGCTCGCCGTCGACTACGTCGGGCACGTGCGCTCGCCGCACGAGCCCACCCTGCGCGAGTCCGCGTGGTGGTCGGCGGGGTACGTCGGCATCGCGCTCGTCTTCGGCGTCGTCGTCTGGGCGGTCTGGGGCTCCACCTACGGGGCGGAGTACTTCGCGGGGTACGTGACCGAGAAGAGCCTGTCGGTCGACAACCTGTTCGTCTTCGTCCTCATCATGGCGAGCTTCCGGGTGCCGCGGCTGTACCAGCAGAAGGTGCTGCTCATCGGCATCACCATCGCCCTCGTGCTGCGGACGATCTTCATCCTCGTCGGTGCGGCGATGATCGAGAACCTGTCGTGGATCTTCTACGTCTTCGGCGGCTTCCTGCTGTACACCGCCTGGACGCAGATCAAGGCGGGCTCCGCGGACGACGAGGAGTACCACGAGAACCCCGTCCTGCGCTGGACGCGGCGCGCGTTCCCGACCACGGACGACTACGTCGGCGACAAGATGGTCGTGCGCCGCGACGGCCGCCGCTTCATCACCCCGATGCTCATCGTGATGATCGCGATCGGCACGGCGGACATCATCTTCGCGGTCGACTCGATCCCCGCCATCTTCGGGCTCACGCAGGAGACGTACCTGGTCTTCGCGGCCAACGCGTTCTCGCTGCTCGGCCTGCGCCAGCTCTTCTTCCTCATCGACGGGCTGCTCGACAAGCTCGTGTACCTGTCGTACGGCCTCGGCGCGATCCTGGGCTTCATCGGTGCGAAGCTGCTCATCCACGCGATGCACACCAACGAGGTGCCGTTCATCAACGGCGGTGAGCACATCACCGCGATCCCGGAGATCAACACCTGGGTGTCGCTCGGCTTCATCATCGTGACGCTGACGCTCACGACGATCCTCTCGCTGCGCCGTACCCGCCGGGACGAGGCCGCGCGCGCCGTCGAGACCGCCCGCGCCGAGACCCACGGGCTGGCCGCCGAGAGCACCGACGGCGAGGACGTCGTCGACGGGAGGCCGTGA
- a CDS encoding VOC family protein encodes MDRRLQIVFDAHDPLALGTFWQEALGYVREAPPEGFASWEETLRAWGLPEDRWNDANAIVDPEGSGPRIFLQKVPEGKTAKNRVHLDVGLPGAPARPGERRVDGIRARAGELEALGASRVREHDDEVQGFWIVMQDPEGNEFCLV; translated from the coding sequence ATGGACCGCAGGTTGCAGATCGTGTTCGACGCCCACGACCCCCTCGCGCTGGGGACCTTCTGGCAGGAGGCCCTGGGGTACGTCCGCGAGGCGCCACCCGAGGGTTTCGCGTCCTGGGAGGAGACGCTGCGCGCGTGGGGACTGCCGGAGGACCGCTGGAACGACGCGAACGCGATCGTCGACCCCGAGGGCTCCGGACCGCGGATCTTCCTGCAGAAGGTGCCGGAGGGGAAGACCGCGAAGAACCGCGTGCACCTCGACGTCGGGCTGCCCGGCGCGCCCGCCCGGCCCGGTGAGCGCCGCGTCGACGGGATCCGCGCCCGTGCGGGCGAGCTCGAGGCCCTCGGGGCCTCGCGGGTCCGCGAGCACGACGACGAGGTCCAGGGGTTCTGGATCGTCATGCAGGACCCCGAGGGCAACGAGTTCTGCCTGGTCTGA